The Pedobacter ginsengisoli region GGAAGCTGCAAGAATAGTAATTATTGAAGATGATAAAACCATTAGAGAGGGCTATCACTACCTGATAGATAACACCTCGCCCTATACCGTGGTAAATGCCTATCCATCATTTGATGCAGCAAAACTAAAAATAACAAAAGACAATCCTGATGTAATCATATTAGATATACAGTTGCCAGGAACAAGCGGTATTGATGCTTTGCCTTTACTAAAAAAGATGCTGCCAAATGTTTACATCATTATGCTTACCGTATACGAAACCGAGAAAATAATACTCGATGCATTGGCAAATGGAGCTTCAGGATACTTTACCAAAAACACTCCATCAGCAAAAATAATTGAAGCAATTAAAGAAGTAATGCACGGCGGAGGCCCAATGAGCCCTGATGTTTCAAAAAAGGTAATTATGTCGCTTCAAAAGAACCAGCATTCGCCACTTACTAAAAGAGAAACACAGATCCTGGAATTAATTGCTGAGGGAAAAGATCGCGGCCAGATAGCCACTCAATTATTTATAGATGTAGAAACGGTTAAAACCCATGTAAAGAACATTTACATTAAATTAGACGTCAACTCGAAAGCTGACGCCATAAATGTGGCAAGAACCAATAAGCTGATATAACTTATTCCTTTACTTCTGATATAGAAAAGCTATTACCGCTAAGTCTGTATTGTAATGTTTTTAAACTGCCGTCTTTTTCGGTGCTGTCCTCTGAATTTACTATAGGATATGTGCGGAGCAGGTCGCCATTCTTAATCACAAACTTATCGTTACCCCCATAAGTCTTTTTTGCCCTGTCGCTTAAAGCCGGGAAAGTGATCTTATTAAAATTACCATCCGAATATTCAAAAACATTCAGATCATGAACATTCTTTTTGCTCAGTAACTCAATGTAAATCTCAGGGTTACCATCGTTATCCAAATCCATGTTCCAGGCATCGGTTATAATGCCATTACGTTCATTAGAAAAAGACTTATAGTTGCTTTTAAGCGAATCAGACATCAGTATCAGATAACCCCCAACACTATCAACCCCTTTACCCCAGCTAACTACCTCAAAATTAATACCCGGTCTAATATTAATATCCTTATAAAAAACAAACTGCCCTTTCTGCTTACCCGCAACAGGTTCACTCTGTTTTACAGCCGTATCTTTTTTAGAAGAATCTGCGCATGACGCTAATAAAAGCAGCCCCCCTGCTAATAGAAGGGGCTGCTTTATTAAGTATTTCATTAATTTCATCGTTTACCTTTTAACGTAAATACAGTTTATACAATGCAAACTACTATTTAGTTTTTACATCTGGAGCACCATTGTTTAAAATTGTCTCAGTAACAACGCTGCGTTTACCACTAGGAGCAATTACAATAGTTTTTAAAACACGTTTTTCGCCTTTAGGAACAAGCACCTTAAGAGGGCTCGTAACCTGGTTAGCAGTTTCAGACGGACGTGTAAGATCTAAAGTATAAAACACTTTTGAACCAGGAATTGGCGCTTTTAAGTCAAGGCTAAAATCTTCGCCATTTAATACTTTCTCATTAGATAATCCAAGCGGTGTTGGTACCCAATAGTTAGTATTTGTTTTATCTATACGGGCCAAATGTACAGGAAGACGCTCTTCAGAGAAATTTTTAAAATCCTTACGATCAAGTTTAGTCCAGGCAATTTCCGCTAACGAGAATATCCTTGGTAAAATCATATACTCAACTTTTTCAGGAGTTTCTATATATTCAGTCCACAAGTTTGCCTGCACACCTGCAATATGTTTTTGCTGATCTGGGGTCAATTCTTTTGGCATTGGGTCGTAAGCATAAGCTAAAGAATATGGTGCCAAACCACCAATATTGGTAGGCTCATCAACCGAATTAGATTGTTTATGGTCAAAATAAAGCCCAATTGGACCACCAGGAGTCATAATCACATCATGGTTTTGTTTTGCAGCAGCAATACCACCTTCGGTACCTCTCCACGACATAACAGTAGCATTAGGAGCTAAACCACCTTCCAAAATCTCGTCCCATCCAATAATAGAACGGCCTTTTGCATTAATATACTTTTCCATTCTCTGGATAAAATAGCTTTGCAGCTCGTGCTCATCCTTTAACCCAAGCTTTTTAATCAGGCTCTGGCAAAACTCACTTTCTTTCCAGTATTCTTTAGGGCTCTCATCGCCACCAATATGGATATACTTAGACGGGAAAATTGCAATTACCTCATCAATTACGTTTTCTAAAAATTTAAACGTATTGTCGCTAGGTACAAAAACATCATCAAATACACCCCATTGTTGCTGTACTTGTTTACCTTTTCTAGAACCAGACCAAGGTGTTTTTGCATCAACAAAAGTATCTCTGTCAGGGAAACAGCTCAGCTCAGGGTAAGCTGCAATAGCTGCCGAAGCATGACCCGGCATTTCAATTTCCGGAATTACATTAATATACCTGGCTGCAGCATAGGCAACAACTTCTTTAGCCTCTTGCTGAGTATAAAAGCCTTTGTACTCTTTGTTATCAGTCCCTACACCAGGGTGGTGGCCAATAATGGTACCGCTTCTGGTTGCACCAACAGTAGTTAATTTAGGGTATTTTTTAATCTCAATTCTCCATCCCTGATCTTCAGTTAAGTGCCAGTGAAAATTGTTCAATTTATATTGAGACATCAAGTCGATATACTTTTTAATAAAAGCTACCGGGAACATATGACGGCCAACATCAAGGTGCATACCTCTGTATTTAAAACGCGGATAATCGTTAATTTCAGCTGCGCTTATAGTTACCTCATTGTTTTTCTTTTCAGGCATCAACTGAATCATAGATTGAACAGCATAGAACAATCCTGCATCCTTACCCGTTACGGTGATTTTTTTATCAGTAATATCAATAGTATAACCTTCTGCAGGTAATTTATCAGCCCCTGCCGATGTCAATACAATTGCTCTTTCGTTAGCTTTTAAAGCTTTTGTTTCCCTTAGTGCAAATCCTGCTTTAGTAGTAATAGATGCATTTAGCAAATCTGCCATCTTCGCATTGGCTGCATCGGCAGACATCAATACAACTGTTTTATCCAGTTTAAAGGCCCCACTTTTCTTTTTTACTGAAACAGGTGCAGGAATAATGCCCATATTGGCATCCGTTTGTGCAAAAGCACTCACAGACATAAATGCCACAAGAGCAACTGATAATAATTTTTTCATGTGTTAGGTTAAATAATTTATTTAAATCAAGTCCCAAGATAAAAAATTATTAAAAAAGACAGGCAAAAAAAAGGCAGAATCACATGATTCTGCCCATTTTCTTATCAATATATCAATTATATTACTTCTTTTACCTCATGTTCTTTAGCAGCAAGATAACGCTCTGCATCTAAAGCAGCCATACAACCTGAACCGGCAGCAGTAATTGCCTGGCGATAGTAATGATCCTGAACATCTCCACTGGCAAAAACACCTTCAATATTAGTTTTTGAAGTTCCAGGGATAGTTTTTAAATAACCGGTTTCATCCATATCCAACCATCCTTTAAAAATATCGGTATTTGGTTTATGGCCAATAGCCACAAAGAAACCTTCAACAGGTAAATCAGTTTCTGCACCTGTTTGGTTGTTTGTTATTCTTACAGCCGTAACGTTTTTACCATTACCCAGAATTTCTTTAGTTTCAGAGTTATAGATCACTTCAATATTCGGAGTATTTAAAACCCTGTGCACCATAGCTTTCGAAGCCCTGAACTCATCTCTGCGTACAATCATATAAACTTTTTTACAAAGTTTAGCCAGGTAAGTCGCTTCCTCAGCAGCAGTATCGCCGGCACCAACAATAGCTACGTCCTGTCCTTTAAAGAAAAAGCCATCGCATACCGCACATGCCGATACACCAAAACCATTATATTGTTGTTCACTAGGTAAACCAAGCCATTTAGCTGTAGCACCAGTCGAAATAATTACAGTATCAGCTGTGATGGTTTTAATCTCATCAACAACTACTTTATGCGGCAGCGATGAAAAGTCTACAGAACTCACATATCCAAAACGGATATCAGTTCCAAAACGTTCAGCCTGCTTACGGAAATCTTCCATCATCTCAGGTCCCATTATACCACTCGGATAACCCGGGAAATTATCAACATCGGTAGTTTGTGTTAACTGACCACCAGGTTCCATACCGGTATACATAACCGGCTTAAGATCAGCACGGGCTGCATAAATTGCAGCAGTATATCCTGCCGGACCTGAACCTATAATTAAACATTGAACGTGTTCTATTTCTTCTGACATATATGTTTCTTTCTTATTAAAGTACAAAATTACGCTTTATCCCGCTATCCGTCAAACGTTAGTACCTCACAATGCCAACATTGTGATTTCTAAATTATAATTCACCTCAGGTCTGTATTACACCTACGTTAAACTGCTTTTTAACAGGCGATTGGTTCGCGGCCTCTATCCCCATAGAAATTACTTTCCTTGTGTCGGCCGGGTCTATAACCCCATCAACCCATAATCTTGCCGCAGCATAATAAGGAGTAGTCTGACTATCATATCTATCGGTAATTTCTTTTAATAATTCCCCTTCGTTTTCCTCTGTAATTGTTTCTCCCTTAGCCTTTAGTGATGCTTCCTGAATCTGCAGCAATACTTTTGCAGCCTGTGCGCCACCCATTACCGCTATCTTGGCACTTGGCCAGGCATAAATTAAACGCGGGTCGTATGCCTTGCCACACATCGCATAATTACCTGCACCATAAGAGTTGCCCACCACTATAGTAAACTTAGGTACAACAGAGTTTGCCACAGCATTTACCATTTTTGCACCATCTTTAATGATGCCGCCTTGTTCAGATCTGCTGCCTACCATAAAACCGGTAACATCCTGCAAAAACACCAGAGGGATTTTCTTCTGATTACAGTTCATGATAAAACGTGTTGCCTTATCAGCACTATCAGAATAAATTACCCCGCCAAACTGCATCTCTCCTTTTTTGGATTTCACAACTTTACGCTGATTGGCCACTATACCAACTGCCCAGCCATCAATGCGACCCAAACCACAAATAACACTCTGCCCATATAGTTGTTTATATTCTTCAAATTCAGAATTATCCACCAAACGGTGAATTATTTCGAGCATATCGTAAGGCTTTTCTCGGTTTTCTGGCAATATCCCGTAAATTTCTTCGGCATTTAGCTTAGGCAGAGCAGGCTTAACCCTGTCAAAACCAGCAACCTGAGGCGCGCCCAACATGCTCATAATGTTACGGATACTATCCAGACAAGCCTGATCATTAGGATGTTTATAATCGGTAACACCCGATATTTCGCAGTGAGTAGTAGCTCCACCCAGTGTTTCATTATTTACATCTTCGCCAATTGCCGATTTAACAAGATAAGACCCTGCTAAAAACACAGAACCTGTACCATCAACAATCATTGCTTCATCGCTCATAATTGGCAAATAGGCACCCCCTGCTACGCAGGAACCCATAATTGCAGCAATTTGTACAATTCCCTCGGCCGACATCATCGCGTTGTTTCTGAATATCCGGCCAAAATGCTCCTTATCCGGAAAAATCTCATCCTGCATAGGTAGATATACCCCTGCACTATCAACCAAATATATCACAGGCAAGCGATTTTCCATTGCAATTTCCTGTGCCCTTAAATTTTTCTTGGCAGTCATAGGAAACCAGGCACCCGCTTTTACAGTTGCATCATTCGCTACAATCATGCATTGCCTGCCTGATACGTAACCTATACCACAAATTACACCTGCCGACGGGCAGCCGCCATGCTCTGTATACATTTCATCGGCAGCAAAGGCACCAATCTCCAAAAGCTGGCTTTCTTTATCTATCAGGTAAGAGATCCGCTCTCTTGCCAATAGCTTACCCTTGTCTTTTTGTTTAGCTGCATTCTTGTCTCCCCCACCTTTATATATCTTTTTAAGACGTGTTTTTAAATCATAAACCGACTGCTTATTAACGTCTTCATTCTTATTGAATTCTATGTTCATACAGGCAAGTTAAATCTTTATTTTTAGGAGAACAAAAGTCCAATTCGGGCTTTGGTATAATGCGGTATTAAAATGTTTTGCTATGGTTAAATTATTTCCGTTTTTATTTATAGATCATTCCACCCCCTATTACCAGTTGGTGAAGACGCATCAACATAGAAATCCGACAAAAACAATATTATTAGCTACCTCAGCAGACCTTACGTAAAAAACAATTAATTATTTACCAGCCTCATACTTTTTAAACACAGAAGTTGCAGTATGGCCACCGAAACCAAATGTGTTATTCAGCACATAATTTACCGGCTGATGAATAGACTTGCCCAATACAATATTTAAGCCTTGTGGAATTTCAGGATCCAGATTTTGAGTATTGATAGTTCCCGGAATAATTCCATCACGGATAGCAAGTATACTAATTACACTTTCTATAGCACCGGCACCGCCAAGCAAATGACCCGTCATAGATTTGGTTGCACTAATTTTAACAGGCAAATCACCAAATATCTTTTTAATTCCGGCCAATTCACCAGAATCTCCTAAGCCGGTTGAAGTTGCGTGAGCATTGATATAATCAATTTTATCAGGAGTAATTCCTGCATCAGCAAGCGCTTTAGAAATACCTAACGATGCGCCCAAACCATCTGGCGGAGTACCTGTAAGGTGATAAGCATCGGCAGCCATACCGCCACCAACAATTTCAGCATAAATATGTGCACCTCTTTTTTGAGCATGCTCCAGTTCTTCTAAAATCAAAGCACCGGCACCCTCTCCTATAACAAAGCCATCCCTATCCACATCAAACGGACGGGAAGCAGTTGCAGGATCATCGTTTCTTTTTGATAAAGCGTGTGCAGAGTTAAACCCTCCAACAGAAGATTCGGTAATACCGGCTTCAGAGCCACCAGCTACCATAACCATTGCCTTACCCAAACGGATCGTATCAAAAGCGCTGATAATTGCTGTGTTAGAAGATGCGCAGGCCGAAACAGTAGCATAATTAGGCCCATGAAGTTTATGACGAATAGAAATTACCCCTGCGGCGATATCTACAATCATTTTCGGAATAAAATAAGGGCTAAATCTTGGCGTACCATCACCAAGGTGATATTCTTTCAATTGTTCCTCAAAAGTACCGATACCACCATTTCCAGATGCCCAGATCACCCCTACTTCATAGCGTTCATTCTCAGGCATTGCTGTAAAATCTAATCCAGAATCTTTAATAGCCTGATCGCTGGCTGCAATTGCATACTGAGTATACAAATCATATTTCTTAATTTCCTTTTTTTCAATATATGCTTCAGCATCAAAGTTTTTCACTTCAGCAGCAAAATTGGTTTTGAATTTTGAAGTATCGAATTTTGTAATTTTAGCAGCGCCACTTTTTCCGGCTACTATATTGTCCCAAAATTCTTTTACTGTATTTCCCACTGGGGTTACAGCACCCAAACCCGTTACTACTACTCTTTTCATATTATTCTTTTTTATTTTTAGCGGTGCAGAGGCAATAGCCACTTCACACTTATCTGCAAAATTACCATAAATACTTAAATCTGATAAGCATTTATTTATCACAATACATTGTTGCCGTTCAATATTTCCATTATCCCCTCATTTTCAATTATCCACATGCCCATACGTTCATCAGTAATGCCGGCTTTTAACTGATGGGTAAACACCGGTTTTCCTTCTATTATTTTGGTTTCCAAAAACCGGAAATTGATATTATTATTTTCATTAAGCTCTTTTGCCACCTCAACAATATGTGTTGAAATAATAAAAAAGCTCTTTCTGATCTTACTAAATGCCGTTATAATTGAAAGCGAAGCATCATAAGCATCCTTTACATTCGTTCCCCTAAACAGCTCATCAAATATAACCACCATATTTTTAGATGCGGTTACTTTTTGCGCAACCTCTTTTACCCTTAATACCTCATTGTAAAAGTGACTATAGCCCTGATTTAAATTATCTGACAGATTTATAGTTGTAATAAGGCCATCAAAAACACTGGTTTCCATACTTTTAGCGGGCACAGGAAACCCTAAATGTGCCAGATATATTGCTATTGCGATAGATTTAAGCAAGGTCGATTTCCCCGCCATATTTACCCCGGTAATGAAACAGACATTTTTATCAGTGTTGAAATCAATGTCGTTTGCTATAGGCTCTTTAACAAAAAGATGAAAGACACCCTTAATTACAATTGATTTGTTTGCTGAAGCATTAAACACAGGAAACGACAAATTGTAAGTCCTTGCAGATTTTGCAACAGATAAAAAGGCATCCAAAGAATAACAAAATTCCAGTAGCTCCTTAAATTCTGTGGCTTCTGAATTTCTGATTATAAAATCATATTTCTCTAAATCAAAAAGTTTGAAAGTAGCAGGTCTTAATTGATTATGATGTTTAACAGCAGGTTGTCGCTCTATTATTCCATTAACCTTAATATTTAGTTTCTTTAAAAATTCCGGCGCATTATCCAGATCAAGTTCAAAGCAAAAATCAAATAGTAAATGAATCAGTTTTAATACTTCCTGTGCCCCGCGTTGCTTTAAATATTGCTGTTGATTATTCTTAAAGAAGAACTTTGAAGTAGCCCCTATAATATCTAAACCTACCGGTTGATCTGGCTTATCATTTTGCCTCAAATAAAACTCAACGAAATCAAGAGATTCTTTATTAAATGCTATCGCCTTGTTAAACTTTAGCAGATATTGAATGAGATCTTTTCTTTCTTCAATAATCTGAATATCAGATTGAGGGTAATTAAAAAAGCTCCTTAACTGCTCTTTCCCTCCTATTGTTGAGGTAAAATCAAAAAAAGAGAAAATGCACCTTCCACTTGCCGCACTTTCAAATATCTCCAAATCACTTAAAGTCTGACTGTCTATATCAAATGGAATCATCTAAAAATATATTGATTTTTCATCAATAAACTTACAATAATTTATCTGTTGATCATTTATCCTTCCGGCAACTAGACGAAGCACAACCAAACCAGAAGCAGACACAGGCTACACTACACATTAATAGAGAAATTCTGTAAATAGACTCCTTGTCTCTTCAAAATTCTGAAAATTAACTCAAAATACTACATTTGATTACAAAAATAAATTATTAAGAAATATTTGGTTCTTTAACTTTATCTATATAGATTAGTCAAAACAAAAAAGATATGTAAAAGCTAAATATTATATTTTTGCCAAATCTTCAAAATATTTGAAGCATTTAGCACTTAAGAACTTTGTCCAACAAAAACTGGTAATTTTAAACCGACAAAGGAATAAGTGAAAGGTGCTCACGTGTAAGAGCGTGGGCTCGCTTATTTCGTCGGTGTGGGTATACCAGTACCTTGTTGGACGGATGTAGTGAGTACCGCGCTTTTCGCGTAAATAAAATATAAAAAACCCAACTACCTCCATCAAAGTTCCATATAATATCAGCCATGATTATTAAAATATGGAGGTACTCATAACAATTCTTTACGCACTAATCCTTTGCCCGCCAGACTGAGCAAGCTTACGGCTTTCTTATAGCTTGGTATGACCTGCGTCGACACAGCGAGCAGACAACTTCGAGGCTGCTTCGGAAAAAAGCACCTGTTTTCCGAAGCAATCTCCTCTCAGTCCTTAATCTGCCTAGATTCTGCCGAACACAAGGTCCTAATCAGCACCCATTTAATAACGAACAAAATCATCGCAATGGCCACGCTTTGCCCAAAAATCATCTATATAAAGTAATCGCCAAATTATAACCACACATGAAAACAACCAAACCAACATTTGTAATGGCTACCATATGTTTAAACTTTAGTTATGCTCAACTCAAAGAAAAATCGCCTGCAGAAAACCAATTACAGCTATTTCAATATGGTTTCTCTGGTTTTAACTCCGGCTACAAGCCGGGCTTCAGGATTAAAAAAGAAGTAGCCAATAGAGGCAAAACCATCACCGTTCGTAATTACACTGTTCAGCAGCTCTTTGCCATAGCATATGGCACCGGGACTCCCATAAACCATGAGCAGGTTATTATTGATGTGGCAGAGCCTAAAAAACTACAGCAGATCAGGTGCTATAAACTATTTGTACCCCAACAGCAAATAGATAACTTTTACACCATTATGCAGCAAAACCTGCATATGGAATTTCCTGATTATAACATAACTATTGAGCAGAAAGGAAACGAGAACTATATGATCATAAAAGATGCAGATGATTAAGGTATTAGACAAAATCCATTTGCAGAAATACCTGCACCTACTCTCATTATTATGTTCAGCAAAAATTGAAGTTGCAGAGTTTGAAGAGCTATTTATGCAAATTAAAGCCGATGATGAATATTGGCGATCAGGAATGTTTGATCAGAAAATTGCAGAAGTTTTAGATGCATTATTTCTTGACATCAGAGATTACTAATTGGATTATTTGTATGACCGCAACGATTTTGTAAATGTTAACCTGATCAGTTCTAATGAAGGGGAAGTGAAAAACAAAGCAGAACAGGCTTTAAGCAAATTAAAGGAAAGTTTTAACACTTACTAAGGTGTGCGCCATTATTAGGCAAGATCTTAACCATTTAATCTTGATACTAAAAAACATAAAAATTTATTGTCTCACAGCTATTTCTGTGAGACAATAAATCATATTATTTCAAACTCAGCTCAATAACCGGAATTTGAAAATTGGGTTTTTGGATTGGTAATTTCAAGACTAGACTACCAGAAGTCGATTTGTCTTTATCAACTAAGAGTTCTGAATTATCATGTAAAAACTGGGCATAAATTACATCGTCGCCATATCCATCCAGCACTATTTTACCATCTTTAGGATACTCAAAAAGATGAACGTACAGTTTTTTGCCGGTTTTGTTGTAGGTAAGCTGGGTTCCCGGTGTAGGTTTATATTTATCAGGCGCGAAAGTGCATCCGTAAATTGAACTAGAATTGGCATGCATCCAAATCCCAAGACTATCGAGCGCAGTATTTGCCCTGTTGTCAAATTCGCCTTTGGCTGTTGGCCCAACGTTCAACAATAAATTACCGCCATTGGCTACTGATGTAATTAATAAATTCAACAATTGCTTATTGGTTTTCCAGGTATTTTCATCTCTGTAATAACCCCATGAGCCTGAAAAAGTCTGACATGTTTCCCAGGTTTTGCCTTTAAATTTGGCTAAAGCATCAGTACTAACCTGTTCTGGTGTTTCAAAATCTGCACCGTCTGCATAATCATCTAAATCCAGTCTGTTATCTACAATTATACCAGGCTGTAGTTTTCTAATTTGCTTTAACAAGTCAACAGATGCCCAGTCGTCTTTGCCTTTGCCATGCTTGCCCGGATATGAAAAATCAAGCCACAGTATATCAATTTTTCCATACTTAGTTAAAATCTCGTTAACCTGATTGCTTAAATATTTACGGTAATTAGCCATATTTCTACCTTTATTTAATGCCAGATACTGATTTTCGTCGTTGTTGGCAGGTTTTAAAGGATGGTATGCGTCCACTGTAAAATCTGGGTGGTGCCAATCTATTAGTGAGTAATAGAACCCTATTTTTAAGCCTTCTGCTCTAAAAGCATCAACAAATTCTTTTACTAAATCCCTTTTTGCCAAAGTATTGGTTGCCTTGTAATCGGTAAATTTACTATCAAACAATGTAAATCCTTCGTGGTGTTTAGTGGTTAATACAACATATTTCATTCCCGCAGCTTTCGCTTTTTTTGCCCATAGTTTAGGATTAAACTGAGTAGGATTAAATTGATCGAAATATTTCTGGTAACCTTCGTTAGTGATGTGTTCATTACTTTTTACCCACTCGTGGCGAGCAGGCAAAGCGTACAAGCCCCAATGGATAAACATACCAAACCTGGCATCTTTCCACCATTCCATTCTTTTGGCTTTTTGCTCATCGGTTTCATTTCCAATCTTCTTTTGAGCCTGTACGGCCGAGGTGGACAGCAAGATTAGCATCAAGCCCCACAATAGTTTTCTATTCATGTTTTACCTGGTTTATTCAGTTATATAAATAACAAATTTAGAAGATAAACAGTAGCAAAAATAAATCATATTGGCAATCAATTAAGCTTTTCTGGAAGTAATGCTTTAATGATCAAAAGTA contains the following coding sequences:
- a CDS encoding response regulator, yielding MHNQEAARIVIIEDDKTIREGYHYLIDNTSPYTVVNAYPSFDAAKLKITKDNPDVIILDIQLPGTSGIDALPLLKKMLPNVYIIMLTVYETEKIILDALANGASGYFTKNTPSAKIIEAIKEVMHGGGPMSPDVSKKVIMSLQKNQHSPLTKRETQILELIAEGKDRGQIATQLFIDVETVKTHVKNIYIKLDVNSKADAINVARTNKLI
- a CDS encoding beta-N-acetylhexosaminidase; the encoded protein is MKKLLSVALVAFMSVSAFAQTDANMGIIPAPVSVKKKSGAFKLDKTVVLMSADAANAKMADLLNASITTKAGFALRETKALKANERAIVLTSAGADKLPAEGYTIDITDKKITVTGKDAGLFYAVQSMIQLMPEKKNNEVTISAAEINDYPRFKYRGMHLDVGRHMFPVAFIKKYIDLMSQYKLNNFHWHLTEDQGWRIEIKKYPKLTTVGATRSGTIIGHHPGVGTDNKEYKGFYTQQEAKEVVAYAAARYINVIPEIEMPGHASAAIAAYPELSCFPDRDTFVDAKTPWSGSRKGKQVQQQWGVFDDVFVPSDNTFKFLENVIDEVIAIFPSKYIHIGGDESPKEYWKESEFCQSLIKKLGLKDEHELQSYFIQRMEKYINAKGRSIIGWDEILEGGLAPNATVMSWRGTEGGIAAAKQNHDVIMTPGGPIGLYFDHKQSNSVDEPTNIGGLAPYSLAYAYDPMPKELTPDQQKHIAGVQANLWTEYIETPEKVEYMILPRIFSLAEIAWTKLDRKDFKNFSEERLPVHLARIDKTNTNYWVPTPLGLSNEKVLNGEDFSLDLKAPIPGSKVFYTLDLTRPSETANQVTSPLKVLVPKGEKRVLKTIVIAPSGKRSVVTETILNNGAPDVKTK
- the trxB gene encoding thioredoxin-disulfide reductase, with the protein product MSEEIEHVQCLIIGSGPAGYTAAIYAARADLKPVMYTGMEPGGQLTQTTDVDNFPGYPSGIMGPEMMEDFRKQAERFGTDIRFGYVSSVDFSSLPHKVVVDEIKTITADTVIISTGATAKWLGLPSEQQYNGFGVSACAVCDGFFFKGQDVAIVGAGDTAAEEATYLAKLCKKVYMIVRRDEFRASKAMVHRVLNTPNIEVIYNSETKEILGNGKNVTAVRITNNQTGAETDLPVEGFFVAIGHKPNTDIFKGWLDMDETGYLKTIPGTSKTNIEGVFASGDVQDHYYRQAITAAGSGCMAALDAERYLAAKEHEVKEVI
- a CDS encoding acyl-CoA carboxylase subunit beta, with product MNIEFNKNEDVNKQSVYDLKTRLKKIYKGGGDKNAAKQKDKGKLLARERISYLIDKESQLLEIGAFAADEMYTEHGGCPSAGVICGIGYVSGRQCMIVANDATVKAGAWFPMTAKKNLRAQEIAMENRLPVIYLVDSAGVYLPMQDEIFPDKEHFGRIFRNNAMMSAEGIVQIAAIMGSCVAGGAYLPIMSDEAMIVDGTGSVFLAGSYLVKSAIGEDVNNETLGGATTHCEISGVTDYKHPNDQACLDSIRNIMSMLGAPQVAGFDRVKPALPKLNAEEIYGILPENREKPYDMLEIIHRLVDNSEFEEYKQLYGQSVICGLGRIDGWAVGIVANQRKVVKSKKGEMQFGGVIYSDSADKATRFIMNCNQKKIPLVFLQDVTGFMVGSRSEQGGIIKDGAKMVNAVANSVVPKFTIVVGNSYGAGNYAMCGKAYDPRLIYAWPSAKIAVMGGAQAAKVLLQIQEASLKAKGETITEENEGELLKEITDRYDSQTTPYYAAARLWVDGVIDPADTRKVISMGIEAANQSPVKKQFNVGVIQT
- the fabF gene encoding beta-ketoacyl-ACP synthase II, which produces MKRVVVTGLGAVTPVGNTVKEFWDNIVAGKSGAAKITKFDTSKFKTNFAAEVKNFDAEAYIEKKEIKKYDLYTQYAIAASDQAIKDSGLDFTAMPENERYEVGVIWASGNGGIGTFEEQLKEYHLGDGTPRFSPYFIPKMIVDIAAGVISIRHKLHGPNYATVSACASSNTAIISAFDTIRLGKAMVMVAGGSEAGITESSVGGFNSAHALSKRNDDPATASRPFDVDRDGFVIGEGAGALILEELEHAQKRGAHIYAEIVGGGMAADAYHLTGTPPDGLGASLGISKALADAGITPDKIDYINAHATSTGLGDSGELAGIKKIFGDLPVKISATKSMTGHLLGGAGAIESVISILAIRDGIIPGTINTQNLDPEIPQGLNIVLGKSIHQPVNYVLNNTFGFGGHTATSVFKKYEAGK
- a CDS encoding MutS-related protein, translated to MIPFDIDSQTLSDLEIFESAASGRCIFSFFDFTSTIGGKEQLRSFFNYPQSDIQIIEERKDLIQYLLKFNKAIAFNKESLDFVEFYLRQNDKPDQPVGLDIIGATSKFFFKNNQQQYLKQRGAQEVLKLIHLLFDFCFELDLDNAPEFLKKLNIKVNGIIERQPAVKHHNQLRPATFKLFDLEKYDFIIRNSEATEFKELLEFCYSLDAFLSVAKSARTYNLSFPVFNASANKSIVIKGVFHLFVKEPIANDIDFNTDKNVCFITGVNMAGKSTLLKSIAIAIYLAHLGFPVPAKSMETSVFDGLITTINLSDNLNQGYSHFYNEVLRVKEVAQKVTASKNMVVIFDELFRGTNVKDAYDASLSIITAFSKIRKSFFIISTHIVEVAKELNENNNINFRFLETKIIEGKPVFTHQLKAGITDERMGMWIIENEGIMEILNGNNVL
- a CDS encoding colicin immunity domain-containing protein gives rise to the protein MIKVLDKIHLQKYLHLLSLLCSAKIEVAEFEELFMQIKADDEYWRSGMFDQKIAEVLDALFLDIRDY
- a CDS encoding alpha-L-fucosidase, with translation MNRKLLWGLMLILLSTSAVQAQKKIGNETDEQKAKRMEWWKDARFGMFIHWGLYALPARHEWVKSNEHITNEGYQKYFDQFNPTQFNPKLWAKKAKAAGMKYVVLTTKHHEGFTLFDSKFTDYKATNTLAKRDLVKEFVDAFRAEGLKIGFYYSLIDWHHPDFTVDAYHPLKPANNDENQYLALNKGRNMANYRKYLSNQVNEILTKYGKIDILWLDFSYPGKHGKGKDDWASVDLLKQIRKLQPGIIVDNRLDLDDYADGADFETPEQVSTDALAKFKGKTWETCQTFSGSWGYYRDENTWKTNKQLLNLLITSVANGGNLLLNVGPTAKGEFDNRANTALDSLGIWMHANSSSIYGCTFAPDKYKPTPGTQLTYNKTGKKLYVHLFEYPKDGKIVLDGYGDDVIYAQFLHDNSELLVDKDKSTSGSLVLKLPIQKPNFQIPVIELSLK